In the Sorghum bicolor cultivar BTx623 chromosome 4, Sorghum_bicolor_NCBIv3, whole genome shotgun sequence genome, GGTTACTTTAATGCTATTAACCATACATACCATATAATTTAGCAATTTGCTATTTAATTTGCACATCAACTAGCTAAATGAGCTTTTATACCTCCTCATTTGACCTATCAAAAACACTACATATACAACTAAACCATAACCTTCGGTTTTATACAGTTCGGCCACCACAAGATATATTTTCCAGTATTCTAACCTCACGATCGTTGAGAAGAACAGCTCTATCAGACTAAGAATGAATCAGCTGGAGCAGACTGTAATCGCAAGATTCCCGCAACACCAATCACATAATATCACCACGCAAGCCATCCAACAAGctgttgaaaatcaatttggagcaTTTGTTTCAGTTCAGGATATCTCACGGTATGAATCAAATTTCTTACTCCAGATACACTCATCTACTGTTCGCAGAGATATGCTAACCAGAGGATACATAAACATGATCCCATCCAGCCCCAATCTTATTCCATGGAACCCAGAATACGGCTCAGTTGCCACCCTAGCATATACATATTTACCAACCCTGTCTAGCTTCGACCATAACACCTCAGCACGCACTTCAGGCAAGCCGTTAAAGCAAATACAGATACAAATATATGGCATCCCACCGCATTTGTGTAGTCGCACAACAATTGATGCACTCCTAGGCAAACTAGCCACAATACACCAGATCACACTAAATACCACCAAGCACACATACTTCGTATCTGCAGAAACGCACTGCCTCGATGCAATCCCACCAACAGCAAATATAGGTATCAAAAGGATGCTACACGGCAAACTTCTGCTTAACATTTGGCCTATCTGGTATGAGATAATGGACATCACACTGCCTACACTAGGTAATTTCGTCGCACACAAAAATGCTCTTTGAGATTCACCGCAGCAATTATAAATTATCTAAATCTTTTTTTCCCCACAAACCAAACAACCAGGTTTCACAGAACAATATTACAACTTGCAACCAGACGACGAAGCAACTTCAGCCCGTCAAGACACAGGTACAATTCACCTCTCCCAAACTATTCATCAATACTTAAACCGTACAGATCCAAATTACACAATACAAACTGTTCAACCTACTcttaaaaaatataaaactatactaaattttctaaaaaaaagttgTATTTCTTTCCAGATATAGAAAGATTTTCACCGGTGCGAAACTCAAGCGAACATGAATGTGGTTGTGAATCCGACCGCAGCATGAATTATTGATCATCCTCCATGCAGCATGAAGGCAAAAAAGAAGAACTTGCACTTGGCAACCAATGAACACTCCACCTTGCGTCATGTCATATATCAGTTCAGAACTGTGAAATACTTTTGTAACATATTACTCTTTCATACCCTTCGTATCTACCAGTGTGTTACTGCTACAAATCCATGACCTATCCTTCTATATCCTTGCTATGTACCGCTCTATTAACACTGCAAACCTGTAAACCAGGATATAACGAACCTGACGACTGTTAATAAACGCAACTATAATATTTAATATTTCCAATGTATATCGCTACCTACATCGACATAGTTCAAAAAACCATTATATCATTTACTCTTTGCGCGCCGGGGCGCGCACAATCCACTAGTGTACAAGAATGTGGTCTGGAGTCTGAACTTATGGGCCGAACAAGTTTAATCATCCACTAGTGTACCAAATGTAAACGGGTGGTGTTTTGCAGGTATAGCATAGTTTATTTGTCCCTCTAAATTAATTATGTCGCACACGCCATTCGTGTTTCCTAGTTGTTGACCTCGCGTGGTTAGTGCACCTAtagcagttttttttttgagcgaAAACATGCGGTGtactttattaattattaaataagatTACATTGTTTACAAGATTTTCAAGAATAAAATCAAGGGGTCATCGACTCAAACATAATTTTCTTTTGTTAATAAAGCTAATCTACGATGCTCTAGAGATATTGATTTAAAATCCTGCCATAGCTGAAAACATTCATAAAAAATTGATGCCCTACTGTGGATGCGATGTCGCTTTTCGTTGTGTCCACAATCTCCATACTCCATCCGTATATCTTAATTAGAGGACGTTCTGCATTTGAAGCCAACTGCATGAAAAGAAGACATTCACCCATTTTAATATTTGTTTGGACGCTGATACCCCTTGCATGCTCTCATCCGTTATTAATCACAAGCGGCAGCAAGCCTGTTTGCATGCTTGTTATTAATCGTGCCGTCCTCGAGTGAAGAGATCATTCGCACATGTACTCTTGGCCAGCTTAGAAAAAGCGGCTGCCACGCATTGAACCGTCGACCTCTGGCCTCGGGCTGTGGAGTCTTGGCCAACTAAGCTACAACTGACTGTTGTACATGTAGCATCGCGTAATGTATTTAATAAGGGCAAGACAGAAAAAACTACtccctaattaattatttcttagTAATCGTACTTATATCCTAAACGTCATCTAATTAGAATACGGAGGGAATACAATTTGAGTGTATAATAAAACCATTACATCCATCTGTCGAGCTAAAAGCAATTCCTCCTCTAGAGCCATCACTTCTGTCATAGGTGCATCGACAATATGCCCCatgtaaggccagtctcaatgcatagtttcatggcacagttatcaagactataaactaggtaactgaGTCAcatgatgaaactcctctcacatctgatgaaactccttcatttaatgactctgccaagtcagcaattttgcttgtgtggcaccctatttaatgtgcatggcactctcatgaaacatgcattgagactggcctaagtacAGAAACTTGCTACGAAGGCGCCATCTAAATCTCTTACAACGACACATGTTCCTCCATCACTCAATTGTTCTCTAAAACTTTCATCGACATTTATTAATAGCTTCCCTGCTAGAGGTTTCTTCCATCCCACTCTTTGTCATAGTTCTTTGATAATTAGTAGCTAGAGTGGCAATCGAGAGAGCTCAATGCGCCGGCCGTTGAATATTCGGTGTTCCCCAAAATATACCAGCTTTCAGTTAAAATTAATTCTGCCAGACCGACGTGATTCCGCTTTTCAAGTAGTCGAGACATTTTTACCAGGTCAGCAACAATTACTGAATCCGATCTATCTGAATTCAGAATTGTTTCCTTCTTCCTCCAAATGCCAAGTCTTTGCCACATCTCGAAGCGGTTGCATGTAAACATGAGATGTTTTATATCTTCAAAACCATCATAGCATGCAGGGCAGCTGCTGGAGGTTTCAATTTGTCTATTTGCAAGGATCCCCACGGTAATGCACCATGCAGTACTTGTCATCCAAAAATTCTTATCTTGCTTGAGATTTGAAGTTGCCACAGCTTACCCCATACCTCCTCTGCTCCTCAACGCCTGCACCACCAGCGCAGTTTACTGATACAGTCATACAGACAGACTCCGTGGATGTTGGCCGCTCCAGTATTTCCTCCTCTCTCTCAACAAATGAGATATTCTGTCTCTCAGAGAGCGAAGGGTGTCTTGTTCAGTTGGTGAAAGAATTGTAGTTTCTGCCTTTTTTTTTATCTAGCTTGTCAATCGTAGAAGCAACtgcttccttttctttcttgtgTTTGTCCTCTGATGTTCTTAGCCCAATCCCTGAGATATTGCCCTAAATTAGTTATGTCGCATGTGATTCTTGTTCCGAGATATTGCTCTAAATTAATTATGTCACATGTGATATTTGTTCCCTAGATGTCTTTTTTACAACAATTGTCCCCTGATGTTGACCTGTCGTGGAGAGTGCACCAATAGCAGTCTCTACTCTCCCACAGCAATAGCAGTTTACTGATACAGACTCCATGGATGTTGGCTGCTCCAGGACTCCCGCTGGTCGACGCCGGTACATGGCTGCCGTGGACCGTGTCTCCAATCAACGCCCAGCGCCGGGACAATAAAAAACCCATTCCATCGCTGTAACTGTAAGCATCAGCGACTGCTTCGTCAGGGTTCGCGGCTCTGCGAGCCACGTCTGGACGCGACGGTAACGACGCCCATACTGATCTCTATCTTGCATTATCTGAATCCTGATAGCCTAGTTACGTGATGTATTGGAGCAGAGTTGTAATGACCTCATCTGTCTACTCAAAACTTGAGTGATTCTCATCCTTGGGTCACCCGTGTGACCAAACAACAATTCTCACCCAAAATCATATGCAACAAAATTTGAGTGATTATAACACTTCTGTCACACAAAATCCAAAACCACTGGATTTAAAATCAACGAACCAAAATAAAACATGaacaaaacaaataaaaatgaaaaatgatAAATGCaaacaaataaaacaaaaacaaatgaAACAGATTTATTCTATGGAATGCAAATACaaaaaatgataaaatgcaaACAAATATAACAAAAACAAATGTAACAGATTTATTCTATGAAATGCAAATACAAAAAATGATCAcattaataaataaaaaaaattacaccACAATAACAAAAAAATTACACTGAATAAAGCAGTGTAAAAAATACATACATACACTGTAAGTAGATTATAAAATTGTATATCCTAGTTGCCAAGAGTATCAATTAACAAGCAGACCTACAATGTAGCTGTATACTAGTTGCTGAAACGGTTGTTCATAGATAATGATCAGAAAAACATAAATAATAAAATTACACCAGAATAACAAATAAGTTACACTACATACACCAGTGTAAAAAATACTATACATACACTGTAACTACAATAGAATAATATTAAACTAAATGTAGCAGGCCTAGATTTAACAATAAATAAAGCCCAATAAAACCCAACTAAGAGTAGCAGGAATAGGGCCCAAACACATAAAGCCCAACTACAAAAAAAGGCAACGATCAAAAGAATAAAAAGAGAAGGACCAAATTGTAAAAGAACCAAACCCCACGCACACCAACTTCATCTGCAAGTAAAGACCCCCACACAGCAGCCGGATCTCCAAATCAGATCTAGAAAGAGGATCGGGGAAaaagaagatggaggaggatgAAATAAACAAAGGACGTCAAGAACAAAGAGATTCTGAACCTCGGAGCACAATCCAAGTAAGCTAAAATCACTCCCCAACACATCTGATTACATAGCACCAATGGgatttcatcaaataaataaaaaatattgccAGGAACTCAAAGAGAAGGGGGTCGATCAGCAGCACATGTGGGGAACAGATCCAAATTACCTGATGATGAACTCAGAATTGAATTGGCAAGGAAGTTACACAGGCCTAATGATGGAGCAAATGAGAAACTCATAAGAAGACAACATGGTACCTGCAATGCTCCAGGTAAATAATTACAACATtaacaataaatttacaaaataaTATATAACATATTACACCTACAATTATGTTGTAAAACACCAAACATTATAGTGTAAAAAACATTAAAGCACTTTTAAACTGATTGATATTTCATATGCAGGACCCATATGCATCATATACATCTCTGCTGCTTGGCAATGTAAGCACACAGGTAAAAAAGATCATGAAAAAATAGCACCTCTCGATATACTATAGTGAAGTACTAACAAGACATGTGGAATTTTTAGCAGGAACCTGAATTGCAAGGTTTATACAATAAAGGGAAAGATACATTCACAACTACTGAAACTGAATTTACAGAAGACACGGAGGTAAGAAAAAAAACTCAATTGATGCATTCAAAAAAGTTTCATTACATACTCAAACTTACAGTGCCATAATCATAATAAACAGGAACATCAAATGAGCACTGCAAGCATGAATGGTTACATCAATTGGGACTACAACTATGAGGAACAAGATCAAGAGGTAAGTGAATTTAACAGAAACAATAATTCATTGAAGGAAATAAACTTATCTTCTTCATACATGCATTGCAGATTGCAGGGCTCCAACATGAAACAATGGAAGGAGAAACCTACAATTGGAGAACAGATATTTTCAGCAATATGAACATTCAACAGGTAAACTAAATATTTGAAACAATACATTACACAaattaaaaaacaaaaactagcaTACATGAATAATTGAAAAACACAAATTGTTGAATACAGGAAACCATGCAGAGCACTACAACAACAAGTACTATGGCAGAATCAGCAGGAGTACATGATCTACTACAAGGGACATCACATAGCATCGAGCAGGCAAACTCAAATGAAATCTCAGACAGAATTGAACAAGACAAAAACAACACAAATGACCAAGAAGGAGAACAAATACTAACagaagaggagattgaagcatttATACAATCAGAACAAAAGGCAGCAAGTGAGGGGAACAATGCAGATAGTAATAGCAGATACACACCGCAGTTGGGAATGGAATTTGACAGCAAGGAAGATGCCCACCATTTCTTCCACTTCTATGGATTCTTAGCAGGTTTCCAAATCATCAGCACACATACAACAAGGACTACAGACAAGAGAAGAAATAATGAAATTGTCAAAGCTGAAATGAGATGCCAAAGCTATGGCAAAACTAGAAAGAAGAAAACAAACGGGGATGAAGAACAAGAAATACAAGTTGAATCAAACGGCAATGACAAAGCGAAAAAAAGAAAGACAAATGTGCAAGTGAAAACAAACTGCCCAGTAGTGATGGTGGTCAAGcttattggaacaaagtggaggGTCATAAGGTTAGAACTAGATCACAATCATTCACTTCAACCTGATAACAGACAACAGCTATTCAGTGGACATAAGTATATGACTGAAATGGAAAAAGCAATCATAAGAACACTGAATGACAACAACATAGAAACAAGAAAGATGATTTCAGTACTATCCTATTTGAGGGGAGGTGTCACTGCTCTACCATACAAGAAAAAAGATGTAGCTAATTTTAGAACAAAACTGAACAGAGAAATTACTGGATCTGACATGAGGCAGGCACTGAACTACTTCACAGAAAAGAAAAGCAACGACCCGTCATTCTTCTACAAGTTTGATGTAGATGAACATCTCAGAGTAAAAAATATATTCTGGAGAGATGCAGATTCAATGAAGTACTATGCTGAATATGGAGACTGCCTAAGCTTTGACACCACATACATGACAAACAAATACAACCTACCCTTTGCACCATTTGTAGGAGTCACAGGACATGGACACACTTGCTTCTTTGGATGTGCCTTTATATGTGATGAGACAACTGATACTTTCAAATGGCTCTTTGAAACATTCATAGAAGCAATGGGGGGAAAGCATCCAGTCACAATCATAACAGATCAAGACGCTGCAATGAAGGCAGCTATACAACAAGTATTCCCTGATACAAAACACAGGAATTGCTTGTTCCATATCAAGAAGAAATGCTACAACAAAAATCTTAAATGCTTTGCAAGCAATGAAGGCTTACCAGAGGAGTTCGAAGATATCATAGGCAACAGCTTGACAGTAGAAGAATTCGAAACCCTATGGACAAATATGATTGCAGATTACAAGCTAGAAAACAACAAGTACTTCAACAAGATGTGGGAAATGAGGGAGAGATTCGTACTAGTGTACTTCAAGAATGATTTCTTCCCATTTCTACAAAGCACAGGAAGAAGTGAGGGCACCAGTGCCAGGATCAAACACAATGTAGGGCCTACATACAGCATCACAAGCTTCATTAAAGAGTACCAAAGAATAGTTGATGCAACAAACATAGCAGAAGCGAGGGAAGACCACGCTAACAAACAGAAAACTCCTAAGCACATGGAATTTGGATACAGTATTGAGCTACAAGCAATGGAGATGTACAATAGAAACATATTCAACAAGTTCATGACACAGCTAAAAGCTACAACAAGactaaattatagacaaatggAACAACAAGGTCAGTATGAGGTATGGGAGAAAGCAAATCAAGTACACAGCAGACATAGATTGAGGAGATACATAGTCATTACTGACCTGACACAGGGGACAGACGATTATAGTTGCATATGTAGCAAATTCAACAAGGATGGAATACTGTGCTCCCATATCCTCAAAATAATGGTAGAAACAGAAGTAAGCAAGATTCCAGATAAATACATAATAGAGAGgtggagaaaaaaagaaagaaagatgaACCTGAAAAGGGTACAGACAACAAATGCAACAGATGACATCCCCAGATTCAACATACTGTCAAGAGAAGCAGCACAATTAACTTCAAAAGGATCATCAAACGAAGAAGCAATGGAATACCTATTAGATGAGTTCAAAAGAATTGGAAAAAATCTGGACATCATGCTAACATCAGGAAATGGAACAACACCTGAAGTAATTGAAGGTGCAGGAGGGTCTAGAGAAGCACAGCATAGTAGAGGCCAAGCAATACATGGTTCAGATGATGGATCAACTTTACAGGAACCAGAAACCATTAAAAAGAAGGGGAGACCAGAAAAACCAAAAAGATGGAaagatatagtagaacaagaaaGAGAGAAAGCAAAAAGAAAAGCAAAGAAGAACACAAAGAAAGGAGAAAGCTCAAGTAAGAAAACCTTACAAAATCCAAAGATACTTACATATATTTGCATATACATACATGTACATCAAATAGCTATTATATACTAACAAAAACTATTAAAAAATGCAGGTCCAAATGGgaaaagcaagaagaagatgagaagaAACTCAAGCAATGCAGACAATTAAAACAAAATGAAAGCACAAGCAGCAAATTCATGGAAGGGCAGCACCATCACTGAAGACAAAAGTTTCACATTATATACAAATGTACTAGAGATACTTGGCTAATATAGTTCATCAAGCACTGTATTTATGTTCTACCCTATTACACACAGATTGATATGAACGAGATGTAATGTCTGAGCTATATGAACATCTATTAAACATCTGCGGACCACAACAGCATTATTTGGTATCTGAGAAAAAGTGGATGATGTCTAGCTTTCTTCATTGTCCtgtcaaatttttttaaagaacACAATATTAAAAACTAagaaaatatatttaaaattaaGAAACAAGACAAGCATAATATAAACTTACAGCAAACTCAAAGTTGGTAACAAGATCCTTACGACCAGAGTTCTTCGGTGAAAGGAGAAGATCATTTGCAAACTTTATCCTCAGATTAGGAATATCTGATTCTTTGAATAGAGTAAACAAAGAATTGCGAGGAGATTTCCAATGCTCCAGGAACATCATCACATAAACTCCAGAATCAGTACTGCAACAAAAAAATgcttattaaaaaaaaactaaaatacaaaTGCAAACATAAAAAATACTATACTAACTAAACAACTTACTAATTCGTAGCAGATTGCCTAGGGACATATGGATAATGCAACTTATAGTTGTTGAAACCCATGTCAACCAAACCACAACGCTTCCACCAATGCTTGAAGTTAGGGATCTACAAAATAATGAAAAAACAATAATAAAAAAGAAACTTAAAACTCATACTAGGATACATaatatgaatccaagaaaaagaaaataacatACCATTCGATCTCTCACATCTGCCTGGTACTCATCATGTAATGCATAATATGAATCCAAGAACACAAAAGAACGATCTTTTATATCAACCACAAATACAAACCAGTGCTCATCATGAAAACATGGGAAAAAAAGCTGAAAAAACAAACACATTGAACAAAagttataaaaaaattatataagaaagataaaaaaggaaGGGAAGGGGAAAAAATACAATACCAGATCAGAACAATAAAGAGGCCTATTCTTGCTAGATCTAGTCAAAGCTCGATTCAAAATCTCTTCACTAGCAACATCTGCATCCTTAAGGAGATGATCCTAGAATAAGAAAAGAACAAAATAAATATAACGGTTGtgaagacaaaaataaaaaatatgatcAAATGAAATAAAACAGACAGAGAAAAGTATCTAAATAAAAACTAAAACTTACACAATGCTAACATAATAACAGAATGATAAAATAGAGGTGCAAATTCTGAACTCAAACAACAAACTCACTTAACTAAACAAACTAAAAAAGCAAAAGGAAACAAAACTTACAGCAATATTAGAAAAGAAGTAGTGGCACTTGGAAAGATCAGGATGACCAGACGCCTGATTGAACAAATAATAGCAAAAAGCAGCCATAACAAAATTATTGACCATACCACCAGGTTTCAAGGATTCACCAAGAGCCCAAAAAGTACATCTAACTGATCCAAACAATATTGCATCAACActgcaaaaaaaataaaaaatgaaaacaTAAATAGAAGATATAGAAACTAAAAAAAGAACAAAACATTTCTCAAAATACAGACAACCACAAACACATACCCACTGTCACGAGAAGCAGCCAAACTACAGATAGCCTTGTAATTCAAAATTTGAGATTTGCTAATTTTGAATTTAGATCTTTCAATCTCAAACTCGTCACGTATTTTACGGCTAGGCACAACAAGCCTCCTAGGACCATGAATAGGCACCTTGCCACCAGTAGAAGAGTCTCTAATCTTGAAGTCAGATCTACTTGAACCACCAGCACCCTCAATGGGAGTTGAACAAGCATACCCAAGAGTCTTAGACAAAGATTGATGAGAAGATTTCAAACCAGGAATAGATTTATTCACATTAGAATTATACACATCCTCTGATTTCTTGCCCATTGACTTAAGCTTCTGACTTAGAGATCTTGAACCAACAATAGTAACTTCAGGAGAAGAAATCTACAGCAAATTAGAAAACAAAATAAGAAGAAACAAACTAGAAAAAAGATTAAAACTAATTGAGAACCACAAAACTAAAAAATCGTAAATATTACTTACATTGACAGGAACAACAACAGAAGAACCAACCTTCGATAAATGATTCAATTGAGAAGCAGAAGACACAATCTTAGACAACTTAGGAGTAATGCGAGCAGAATCATCATCAGAATCAGGAATAGTCTGCATAACAATTGTAGGctgaaaaaataaaattaaaaataaaacAACAAAGCACAACAAACAAAACATAAAAGTAAAACCAAATTACAATAAAAACACTTACACCAACATAATGATTGGGAGAAGAAAAAAGTTCAACTTCAGCATCAGATTCAGTACCAACACGAATCACATCGACATTAGTAATTGCAGGAACACTCTTGGAATGATTAGCACCATCACTAGCTCGAGCAACATCATGGAATATACCTTTTGGGACATCCAAACCAAATCTGACATGCTTGCTAGTACAAGGAGAAGAAcctaaaaaatttacaaaaaaaaaattaaaacatataaatttaattaagaaagaagaaaaaaaactaaCGTTTCAAAGAAGACCCTGCAGGATCAACGTCTACAGCAAGCTTCGCTCCAACTTGAGATGCAACTGCAACATCTACTAATATGAACATATCACATTAAAGAAATAACAAACTGGTCAAAATTAATTtacaaacaaaaaaatataagaGATCAACATACTTGGAACCTTTGGGAAAGAATGAGCTCCATCCTCATATATCGCACAAGGctaccaatttttttttaaaaaaaatcaaatttcatacaacaaaataaaaacaaaaaacaaaaaacaagagAGAAAAAGTACCTCATCCAAATTAGTTTTATGAATACCAGTACCATGCTCTGCTACTCTAGGAGACAAACGAGATGCACATACTTCACGATCAGCTAAACCACTCTCATAATCAGCAAAAACCTTCAACACTTTAAGTACTAAATCCCTGGACTTTGATTTCAGAGAATAAACATGCTGCATCAACTTGTTGAACAACTTTTTGAACTCATCTGGAAGAGTACCAAGTGAAACCACATCAATAGAAATAGGAGAGAGACAACTCTTgcaatgatcttcaataacactGAGCACAATAGCTTTTAGATCATCAGGAACATCACAACCACAGGCTTCTTCAAGCTTTTTCAAAAACTGAAcatcatcagaatcatcaacaaCAGGCACTGACTGAGAACATAACGCCTaagaataaaaaaattattaaataggaaatacaaaaaaaaggaatagAGAGGTACAAAAAAATTAAAGAACAAACCTTATGATAGCAAGTCTTTTCAAAATCTAACAGAGGCCTCATACCATAGATAGAGggagatttcagatcaagatcAGAATAGTCTCTAATCATATTTAGCTTCCACACTTCAATTCGAGGAAATGAATCAGGTATGCGACGATGCGAAAAATCAACATGATCAAGATACATAACCTGACAAAAAAAAcaactaaataaataaaagagttTATAACTAAACTAAACTAAAAAATATATAGACAAAAAAACTTACAGCAAGATAAAACATGCATCCGCCAAGGGTACCACAACTTCTCTGACCAGCTTTCTTGCCTTGGTTGAAACTCTTAACCCCATCAAGCATCCAACGCAGAACAAACCCACACCAATCATAAGAACTGATTTTCTCAATATCTTCAAACACACCAAGGTAGCGAGGACTAGGAACAATATTTGAGTTGGGACAAAGGAAACAATGAAGAGAAACAACCAAGAAACAGATCAAAACTTCTTCATCACTTAGATCAACTTCACTGAGCTTATTGGCAAAGAAAGATATCTGAGGAAGAGAAGTCTTATCAAACTTAGAAAGAACAACAGCTCTTCCAGTGGAGTAGTTAGATG is a window encoding:
- the LOC110434519 gene encoding uncharacterized protein LOC110434519 isoform X3; amino-acid sequence: MHRSATTRYIFQYSNLTIVEKNSSIRLRMNQLEQTVIARFPQHQSHNITTQAIQQAVENQFGAFVSVQDISRPNLIPWNPEYGSVATLAYTYLPTLSSFDHNTSARTSGKPLKQIQIQIYGIPPHLCSRTTIDALLGKLATIHQITLNTTKHTYFVSAETHCLDAIPPTANIGIKRMLHGKLLLNIWPIWYEIMDITLPTLGFTEQYYNLQPDDEATSARQDTDIERFSPVRNSSEHECGCESDRSMNY
- the LOC110434519 gene encoding uncharacterized protein LOC110434519 isoform X1 → MHRSATTRYIFQYSNLTIVEKNSSIRLRMNQLEQTVIARFPQHQSHNITTQAIQQAVENQFGAFVSVQDISRYESNFLLQIHSSTVRRDMLTRGYINMIPSSPNLIPWNPEYGSVATLAYTYLPTLSSFDHNTSARTSGKPLKQIQIQIYGIPPHLCSRTTIDALLGKLATIHQITLNTTKHTYFVSAETHCLDAIPPTANIGIKRMLHGKLLLNIWPIWYEIMDITLPTLGFTEQYYNLQPDDEATSARQDTDIERFSPVRNSSEHECGCESDRSMNY
- the LOC110434519 gene encoding uncharacterized protein LOC110434519 isoform X2, coding for MHRSIRLRMNQLEQTVIARFPQHQSHNITTQAIQQAVENQFGAFVSVQDISRYESNFLLQIHSSTVRRDMLTRGYINMIPSSPNLIPWNPEYGSVATLAYTYLPTLSSFDHNTSARTSGKPLKQIQIQIYGIPPHLCSRTTIDALLGKLATIHQITLNTTKHTYFVSAETHCLDAIPPTANIGIKRMLHGKLLLNIWPIWYEIMDITLPTLGFTEQYYNLQPDDEATSARQDTDIERFSPVRNSSEHECGCESDRSMNY
- the LOC8075684 gene encoding protein FAR1-RELATED SEQUENCE 5, giving the protein MVPAMLQDPYASYTSLLLGNEPELQGLYNKGKDTFTTTETEFTEDTEEHQMSTASMNGYINWDYNYEEQDQEIAGLQHETMEGETYNWRTDIFSNMNIQQETMQSTTTTSTMAESAGVHDLLQGTSHSIEQANSNEISDRIEQDKNNTNDQEGEQILTEEEIEAFIQSEQKAASEGNNADSNSRYTPQLGMEFDSKEDAHHFFHFYGFLAGFQIISTHTTRTTDKRRNNEIVKAEMRCQSYGKTRKKKTNGDEEQEIQVESNGNDKAKKRKTNVQVKTNCPVVMVVKLIGTKWRVIRLELDHNHSLQPDNRQQLFSGHKYMTEMEKAIIRTLNDNNIETRKMISVLSYLRGGVTALPYKKKDVANFRTKLNREITGSDMRQALNYFTEKKSNDPSFFYKFDVDEHLRVKNIFWRDADSMKYYAEYGDCLSFDTTYMTNKYNLPFAPFVGVTGHGHTCFFGCAFICDETTDTFKWLFETFIEAMGGKHPVTIITDQDAAMKAAIQQVFPDTKHRNCLFHIKKKCYNKNLKCFASNEGLPEEFEDIIGNSLTVEEFETLWTNMIADYKLENNKYFNKMWEMRERFVLVYFKNDFFPFLQSTGRSEGTSARIKHNVGPTYSITSFIKEYQRIVDATNIAEAREDHANKQKTPKHMEFGYSIELQAMEMYNRNIFNKFMTQLKATTRLNYRQMEQQGQYEVWEKANQVHSRHRLRRYIVITDLTQGTDDYSCICSKFNKDGILCSHILKIMVETEVSKIPDKYIIERWRKKERKMNLKRVQTTNATDDIPRFNILSREAAQLTSKGSSNEEAMEYLLDEFKRIGKNLDIMLTSGNGTTPEVIEGAGGSREAQHSRGQAIHGSDDGSTLQEPETIKKKGRPEKPKRWKDIVEQEREKAKRKAKKNTKKGESSSPNGKSKKKMRRNSSNADN
- the LOC110435069 gene encoding putative ubiquitin-like-specific protease 1B gives rise to the protein MVNNFVMAAFCYYLFNQASGHPDLSKCHYFFSNIADHLLKDADVASEEILNRALTRSSKNRPLYCSDLLFFPCFHDEHWFVFVVDIKDRSFVFLDSYYALHDEYQADVRDRMIPNFKHWWKRCGLVDMGFNNYKLHYPYVPRQSATNYTDSGVYVMMFLEHWKSPRNSLFTLFKESDIPNLRIKFANDLLLSPKNSGRKDLVTNFEFADNEES
- the LOC8075685 gene encoding uncharacterized protein LOC8075685 — its product is MFILVDVAVASQVGAKLAVDVDPAGSSLKRSSPCTSKHVRFGLDVPKGIFHDVARASDGANHSKSVPAITNVDVIRVGTESDAEVELFSSPNHYVGPTIVMQTIPDSDDDSARITPKLSKIVSSASQLNHLSKVGSSVVVPVNISSPEVTIVGSRSLSQKLKSMGKKSEDVYNSNVNKSIPGLKSSHQSLSKTLGYACSTPIEGAGGSSRSDFKIRDSSTGGKVPIHGPRRLVVPSRKIRDEFEIERSKFKISKSQILNYKAICSLAASRDSGYVFVVVCILRNVLFFF